The proteins below come from a single Excalfactoria chinensis isolate bCotChi1 chromosome 7, bCotChi1.hap2, whole genome shotgun sequence genomic window:
- the IDH1 gene encoding isocitrate dehydrogenase [NADP] cytoplasmic — MSKKIHGGSVVEMQGDEMTRVIWELIKEKLIFPYVDLDLHSYDLGIEHRDATNDKVTVEAAEAIKKYHVGIKCATITPDEKRVEEFKLKQMWKSPNGTIRNILGGTVFREAIICKNIPRLVSGWVKPIVIGRHAYGDQYRATDFVVPGPGKVEMTYTPVDGGKPVTYLVHNFESCGGVAMGMYNLDQSIKDFAHSSFQMALSKGWPLYMSTKNTILKRYDGRFKDIFQEIYDREYKSQFEAKKIWYEHRLIDDMVAQALKSEGGFVWACKNYDGDVQSDSVAQGYGSLGMMTSVLICPDGKTVEAEAAHGTVTRHYRMHQKGQETSTNPIASIFAWTRGLAHRAKLDNNASLKTFATALEEVCIETIESGFMTKDLAACIKGLPNVTRSDYLSTFEFMDKLAANLKGKLASLPKL, encoded by the exons ATGTCTAAAAAAATCCATGGAGGGTCTGTTGTGGAGATGCAAGGAGATGAAATGACACGGGTCATCTGGGAATTGAttaaagaaaagctgatttttcCTTATGTAGATCTGGATTTGCACAG CTATGACTTGGGCATTGAGCATCGTGATGCTACAAATGATAAAGTGACTGTGGAAGCTGCTGAAGCCATAAAGAAATATCACGTTGGCATCAAGTGTGCCACCATCACTCCTGATGAGAAGAGAGTAGAAGAGTTCAAGTTGAAGCAGATGTGGAAGTCTCCCAATGGGACCATTAGGAACATCCTAGGTGGAACAGTCTTCAGGGAAGCTATTATCTGCAAGAACATACCCCGATTGGTGTCTGGATGGGTAAAACCCATTGTCATTGGCCGTCATGCTTACGGGGATCAA tacaGAGCAACTGATTTTGTGGTACCTGGTCCTGGAAAAGTAGAGATGACATACACTCCAGTAGATGGAGGCAAACCAGTCACCTATCTGGTCCATAACTTTGAAA GCTGTGGAGGTGTAGCCATGGGAATGTACAACCTTGACCAGTCTATCAAGGATTTTGCACATAGTTCCTTCCAAATGGCGCTGTCTAAAGGCTGGCCCCTCTACATGAGCACCAAGAATACCATCCTGAAGAGATATGATGGCCGCTTTAAAGACATCTTCCAAGAGATCTATGACAG agaataCAAGTCCCAGTTTGAGGCCAAGAAGATCTGGTATGAACATAGGCTCATTGATGATATGGTTGCTCAGGCCCTAAAATCTGAAGGAGGCTTTGTCTGGGCCTGCAAGAACTATGATGGTGATGTGCAGTCTGACTCTGTTGCACAAG GTTATGGTTCTCTGGGCATGATGACCAGTGTACTGATCTGCCCTGATGGCAAGACTGTTGAAGCAGAAGCTGCACATGGCACAGTAACTCGTCACTACCGCATGCACCAGAAAGGCCAAGAAACCTCCACTAACCCTATTG CTTCCATCTTTGCGTGGACAAGAGGATTAGCTCACAGAGCTAAACTGGACAACAACGCTAGCCTCAAGACCTTTGCAACTGCCCTGGAAGAAGTGTGCATTGAGACCATTGAATCAGGTTTCATGACAAAGGACCTTGCTGCTTGTATCAAAGGCCTACCTAA tGTCACACGTTCTGACTACCTGAGCACCTTTGAATTCATGGACAAGCTTGCTGCAAACCTGAAGGGGAAGTTGGCCTCTCTGCCTAAACTTTAA